From the Paenibacillus tianjinensis genome, the window GCAAAACAATTTTATTTTTACCGGTTTTCTTTGCTTCGTAGAGGGCATCATCCGCCTGCTGGAAGGTGAAGCTCTTTGAGTCGGTGACTGAAAACTCATGCATTCCGATGCTTACGGTTACGGAGCTGCCCTCCATTTCCGCGACCGGCATGCCTGCGATGCCTGTAAGGATCCGCTCCATAATTTCATTGGCCTCATTCAGGGGCTTGGCGGTCAGGATAACTACGAATTCCTCTCCTCCGTACCGGGCGGCAAAATCATCAGTACCGATATGTTTCAGCACCATAGCAGCTACTTGCTTAAGAACTATATCTCCTACCCAGTGCCCGTACTGGTCATTCACTTTCTTGAAATTGTCGATATCCAGGACCGCCAGCTGCATCGGAAAAGGGTTGCTCTGCTGATGCTCAATGAGCCAGCCCAGATATTCATGAAAGGTCTTATGGTTATACAAGTCGGTCAAAGGGTCAATTTTGGAGAGCCGGTCCATAATGATATTCTGGATCCGCAGATCCTGCTCCGATTTTACAGAGTCTTCCAGTGAACGCATAAGGTCTCTGCCCCGGCAAATGACCCCAAATCCGGCCAACGCAGTAGCGGCGAAGATCAGAGCGATAATAACATGCTGGATCCGCAGCGTATATTCGTAGGACGGTGTACTAATAAACAGCATAACGGTGTAGATCAGACAAATGGCAGAGGATAATTTCATATGACTGCTTTTCAGATAAATCATGGATACAAGCAGAGGTGCAAGCATGATAAGCGGCTTCACCGGATACTCAGCACTAAGATTTGTGATGATTAGGATAGCATAGATGTGACTTGCAAAGACAATCGAGAGCTCTGAGTATCCAGGCTTCCATCTGCGGATCGATTCCAGGATGAGAATAAGGACCAGGATGATGGAATCGGGAATGAACACATGGGTAACGAAATATTGACGGTCTGAAAATTCAGGTCTAAGGCCCCACATTGATAGTGAGATAAAAAGCTGGCTTGCTAAATACACAAGCAGAACCAGCCAGAATGTATTCAGAAGTACCCGGTTCCAGTAGTTTTGGCGAGGAGTTGGGGGTGGGATATGCATGAACAGTTCCTCATTTCCAGTGGCAAGATATCTATATATTCGACAAATGTTCCTGTTATCCTCCCAAAGGCTGTAAGTATTACAATGTTCGGGTTTGTAGAGTTTCAAGAAGCTAATTGGTCATATTCGTTCATTATTAAGCACGTAAACACGAATTATCTATTGGATATGTCCTTGACACATTCGTCTGTTTTCTGTAAAATCCCAATTGGCTCATAAAATAAATTGAAGCTGTTCGTATATCCCCGAAGATAGGGTTTGGGGGTTTCTACAGGGAACCGTAAATTCCTGGCTACGAATAGGGTGCATTTTGCATACCTATGAAGAGGCCGGGATTTTTTGTGTTGCGTTTACAGAAATCTATAGATATCGCAGAAACGAGAGCCCCTCGCCTGATTGCTACAGGCACAGGACAGCCGTTTCTTCCTGGGAGGAACAGAGAACAGATGAGTAAATATGATGTGATTGTCGTGGGTGCGGGTCCGGCCGGAATATTCGCTTGTTATGAATTGACGCGTAAAGCGCCTGAGTTGAAGGTACTGCTTGTGGACAAGGGGCATGATATATACCGCCGCAGCTGCCCGATCCTGGAGGAGAAAATCAAGCTGTGTCCGCCGGCTTCGGGACGTAAGGAATTCGCAGGCTGTCTGCCTGCCTGTTCGATCACTGCCGGTTTCGGGGGAGCAGGGGCTTACAGCGACGGCAAATTTAACATTACGACAGAGTTCGGCGGCTGGATGACCGACTACCTGGCACCATCGAAGGTGCTTGAGCTGATCGAATATGTAGATGCCATCAATCTTGAGCATGGAGCGACTCCGGTTATTACCGATCCGACCACCGACAGCATCCGTAATATTGAGCAGCGCGGATACGCCGCCGGACTCAAGCTCTTGCGGGCGCAGGTGCGGCATCTCGGTACAGAGCAGAACCTGGAGATTCTTAAATCGATCTATGAATATTTAAAAACACGCATTGATATGTTATTCAAGACCGAGGTTCAGGATATTGTTACGGTTAAGGAGGACGGCTCCCACCGGATTACGGGAATTATACTCAAAAACGGTGAGGGCTACGAGGCGGATCACGTGATGATTGCCCCAGGCCGAGACGGCTCTGCCTGGATGACCGAGGTGCTGAAGAAGCGCCGGCTGAAAATGTACAATAATCAGGTCGATGTAGGGGTAAGGGTTGAGACATCGGATGTGGTGATGCGCGAGATTAATGAACACCTGTATGAAGGCAAATTTATTTTTAATACGTCGGTAGGTACCCGTGTCCGCACGTTCTGCAGCAACCCTTCCGGTCATGTGGTAGTAGAAAATCACAGCGGTGTGATGGCGGCGAACGGCCACTCGTATAAGGATCCGAAGCTTGGCTCAAAAAACACGAACTTTGCCCTGCTGGTGTCACATACCTTTACAGAACCTTTTGATAAGCCGAATGAATATGCCCGGGAAATTTGCAAACGGGCCAATGATTTGTCCAGCGGCGGCGTAATTGTGCAGAAATACGGCGACATTCTGCGCGGACGCCGTTCTACAGAGAAGCGGATCAAGGAAGGGTTCCTCGAGCCGACGCTGAAAGAGGCGGTTCCCGGTGATCTGGGCCTGGTGCTGCCATACATCACTATGAAGAGCCTGATCGAAATGGTTGAGGCGCTGGAAAAGGTGACGCCGGGCATCGCATCGGAACACACACTGTTCTACGGCGTTGAAGCGAAGTTCTATTCCGCCCGGCCGAAGCTGACTGACAGGCTGGAGACGGAAATCTCCGGGCTTTACTGCGGCGGGGACGGTGCAGGTGTAACCCGGGGACTGGCTCAGGCGGGTGCAGCCGGAGTCTGGATCGCGCGGGGAATCCTGGAGCGGGCAGCCGTTACTGCCTAAAATAATAGATACAATAAAGCGGGCTGTCTCTTCGTGCAAAGTGTTTGCGCTGGGAGATGGCTCTTTTTCGTGAAGGGATCTAATCATGGCTGGTTAAGTCATGGAGTTTTATTGTATGGGACTTAAGGCATAAAGCTTAATCAATGAAAGTATTTCCTTTATTTAACTCTGTTGATATAATGTTAGAATACATAACATGATTGGAGTGGAAGTTGGAAATGTCAGTTCGCCGGAGTAAGAATGTCCTAGTCACACTGTTGCTGCTGCTGGTTGGTCTGTATGGGTTATGGATTGATATGCTTTGGCGGAGTGGCGGACGTAACCGCACATATCAAGGAACTGACCGAACGGCTGGGGGCAAATATGCTGGATGCCCGTCAGGAGATGACAGGCATGCTCGGCTCCCTCCGGAATACGGATGCGGTGATGGCGGAATTACAGGAGCAGAGCGCGGATATGCTGGGTAAGTTCACCGCACTGAGCGGTCATCTTGCCCTGGTAGAGGAGATTAATTCCCTGATTGTCGGGATTGTAAATGAGACCTCGCTGCTGGCGTTGAATGCTTCGATTGAAGCGGCACGGGCCGGGGAGCAGGGACGGGGATTTGCCGTGGTTGCCGGTCGCATCAGGCAGCTGGCCGATCAGAGCCGAAGCTCGGTGGAACGGTCTTCAGCTGTGCTGTCGGATATCAATAACGGGGTCCGGCAGGTGCTGGAGTCAGTAACTAAAGAACAGAATGCGGTCTCCCATGGGGTGGATGAAGTAGCGGCTGTGAAGCTGCGGCTGTCTGATATGTCGGCAAGAATCGAAGAGGTAGGGACCGCCGTTGCCGATACCGTTACCGCCGCCTCGCGGCAGAGCGGACTGATCAGTATAGTGACAGGGGAGCTGAGCGGTGCGGTGGCCATTGTGAATGAGACCATTGCCGGTGTAGACCTGACGCTGGAGCAGGTAACACGGCAGCGGTCGCAAATTGGACAGCTGAATGAGATCAGCGCGAGTCTGCTTGGCGAGTCGCAGGCTTTACAGCAGTCGGTGAACCAGATAGCTGGACGGGAGACTGTTGAAATGAGCCAGTACGCTGCCCGGCTGCAGGAAATGCAGAGCCTGCTGCAGGAAATTTCAGCGAAGCAGGAGCTGTGTGTACCGGATGCTGTCAGCCACGGCAATGTGCTCACGGCCTGCATGAAAAGGGTACCTGATGTCCAGGCGATCTGGTCCAACCGCACGGATGGCACCTTTATCTACTCCGAGCCTGCGGCCGGACTGATGAACGCCAAACGCCGCGACTGGTGGAACGGGGCGATGAGCGAAGGTGAATATGTCTCCCGGCCGTATGTCTCGGCGATTACCAAACGCTCCTGCATCACTTTGTCCCGGGCTATTAAGAACGGGCAGGGGGAGACAGTGGGTGTAGTGGGGATTGATCTGGCAGTATGACCTGCAGCTGATTCCAGACTGACTGCCAGTTCTTTTTCGCCACCCGTTCTTCGTAAATACGATGGAGTCGGAGGTGGGCATTGAACAGCGGGGAGGGTCTCACGATCAGGCCAAGTACATCGCTGAGCCCATGAGGCGCTGATAAGATAACCTCGCCCTGTCCGGTAAGCGCAAGACCAAGGGCGGTCGCCGTTTCAGGAAATTTGGACATCCCGTCTGTCGCTGATGAATAGGGCTCCAGATCATTAACGACATGCATTCTTGCCTGGTTTTTGACCGACCAGGGGACCGAAGGATCTGCCTCCCGCAGCCAGGCTTCCAAGGCTTTCTCAACTTCCTCCCTGATATCGGAAGGGTCGTAATAAATTACATCCACATCCCCCAAAGGTGTTCTGGTGGTAAAACCATGCTGGATATCCCACACCTTAGAGCGCACAAATCCGGCGCAGACCCAGCAGTCCGGCAGCTCCAAAGATCTGGCGGTTGCCAGAATGCCCATCATCCAGCGGTCTTCCGCTACTGCCCGCAGCAGCTCTTCTTCATTATGTATCCGCAAACGGCTGCACCTCCGTAACATTAAAAGGGCTCTCTGAAAGCTCCAAGTTCATTTTAAGGGAACAATGGGCAGATTGCTAATGAGCTCAAAGTCATGAAGCCTAAAAAAGAGGGATACGAGACGATGCTGCTGTCTTCGTATCCCTCTTACTATATCATTGGACTGATGATGGGTAGCGGACTCCTGAAGCGGGGTTACCCCTCCAGCAGCAGCGCTTCCGGATCTTCCAGCAATTCCTTGACCTTGACGAGGAAGCTTACCGCCTCCGAACCGTCCACGATCCGGTGATCGTAGGAAAGGGCGATATACATCATCGGCCGGTTGACGGTTCTTTCCTCATCCAGCGCGATCGGACGCAGCTGGATCTTGTGCATGCCGAGAATGCCGACCTGCGGGGTATTCAGGATCGGTGTAGAGAGCAGGGAGCCGAATACACCGCCGTTTGTAATCGTAAAGGTACCGCCCTGGAGTTCCGGAAGACTGAGCGTGTTGGCGCGGGCCTTGGCGGCCAGTTCGCCGATCTGCCGCTCGATTTCCGGGAAGCTGAGCCGGTCCGCATCGCGGACAACCGGTACAACCAGTCCTTCCTTGGCTGAGACAGCGATGCCGATATCATAGAATTTCTTAATCAGCAGCTCCTCGCCGTCAATCTCTGCATTCAGCAGCGGATAGGCTTTGAGCGCGCCGATGACAGCCTTGGTGAAGAAGGACATGAAGCCAAGTCCGACATCATGCTTCTCTTTGAAGGCATCCTTGCGCCGTTTGCGGATGTCGAGGATGGCGGTCATGTCCACCTCGTTGAAGGTGGTCAGCATGGCCGCGGTCTGCTGCGCTTCGACCAGACGGCTGGCAATCGTCAGCCGTCTGCGCGACATGCGCTTGCGCTCCACGGCCTTGCCGTCCTGCGGCGCTGCATTAGCCGCAGCGGGCTTCGCTGCCGCAGGTGCAGCCTGCGGCGCCGGAGCGGACGGCGCAGCGGCCCCCTGGCCGGCGGCAGGGCTTGAAGGTCAGTAGCGTATGCAGGATGCCAATGATGTAGGCCAGCTGCCCTGCGCCGATGGCATTGCACAGCCGCTTGTAGCGGCTGTTGTTCACATTCACGGCCACCTGCGCGTCGAAGCCGCTGGCGACAGCGGTCAGGGTCAGCCCGCCGCTGCCGCTGAGCAGATCCGCTTCCAGGCAGCGGTCCTGCAGCGCAGCGTCCAGCGCGGCTTCGGGCGCCAGCGGGATGCCGAAGCCGCGGGCCGTGTCGTTGCCCGAGCCGGCGGGGATGACCGCCAGCGGGACACCTCTGCGCCGCAGCGCACCGAGTACGCTGTGGATCGTACCGTCGCCGCCGATAACGATCGCGGCACGCCAGTCCTCGCGGCGGGCGAGGGCATGAAGCACCTGTGCCTCAGCCTGTTCGGGGCTCCGGGTGAAGAGAGCCTCATGAGCGATACCGCGCGACTTCAGCAGGCCCTCCACCGTCTCCCAGGTCCGCTGTCCCGCACCGCCGCCGGAAGCGGGATTTATGATCAATAAATACATGGATGTTCCTCCAGCCTGTAGATTCCTGTATGTCCTGATTCCATTGTACGGAGTAGACAGGCAAAAGGGAATCTCAAAAACCTGGATCTCCGCAGGTGTGCGCAATCACAGGTGGCGGAGCTGGCTTTCTGCCAGATCTCCCGCCCAGGGAAGCTTATACCATCTTCCGCCCAGGGTGTGATAAATCATGAGCAGCCAGATGGCGAAGCTGCATAACGAGAGAATAGCGCCGATCAGCGCACCGAGCAGGGGGATGAATCCGCTCATCACATGAACGATCATCAGCAGGCCGAACGTTATCAGCGACTGCAGCGCATGAAAGAGCACGAAGCGGCTGCGTTTCTCCAGAGCAAGAAACACAATTCCGCCGATAAAAGGAAAGAAGTAGCATACGCAGGCAGCAATATTTTCGGGCAGTCCTGTGGAAGATTTGAATGGGGACAAAGCGCTCACTCTCCTTGTACTTGGAGAAGAAGGGGGTAGCCTGGCTATAACTTCGTTAGCCAGCCCCTTGCTCCTTCTTCACTAGGAGCCTATGATTTGCCCGTACAAAGTATGTAACCGGTTTTAGAGTTTCATTGCCGGAATGACATACCGCTCAATCAGTCTGCGCGGATTCTTCCACCGGTTTACTGCACTTTCTGCGGTGAAAATGACGGCGGCATTCAGGTCCGGCAGCAGCCAGATTTGCTGGCCCCCGTGGCCGTGGGCGAGACGGTAGGCTTCACCGCTCATGCGTCCGTTCCAGAACTGATAGCCGTAATCACCGTAAGCCGGATAGCCGGCCGTCTGTGCCGTGAAGGCCGCTTCCAGCCAATTCTGCGGGATGATCTGCTGTCCTCCGTGCTTGCCGCCGTCCAGCAGGCAGATAGAGACTTTGGCGAGATCACGTGAGGTGAGATATAGTCCGATATGTCCCATGCTGTGGCCCTCCGGGCTGGGCAGCCATGCGGTATGGGTGATGTCCAGCGGCTCAAACAGATGCTGCCTGGCATAGGTGAATGCATCCTGTCCGGTGAATTCGCTGAGCATGACAGAGAGGAGATGGGAATCGCTGCTGCGGTATTGGAAACAGCCGATATTTTCGGCATCTATGGGTAAACTTAGAATATAGGACACCCAGCGGCGGCTGCGCTGCAGATTCCGGACAAGCGGCTCACCAAGCTTATTGCCTGTAATCCAGCGGAAGCCCGAGGTCATGGTCAGCAGATGGTGAAGTGTTAGCTGTTCAAGCTGCGGGGAAGGGGGAGCCGCAAGATATTTACGCAGGGTATCCCGCACAGAGACATCCGTTCCCGGTATGTCACCTCTGCCGATGGCTATGCCGGTGAGCAGGGAGAGGAAATTTTTGGTGGCGGAGCGCAGATCATTCAGCATTCCCGCATGATGATTTCCGTAATACCGTTCAAATATCAGTTTCCCGTGGCGTACGACAAGCATACTATGCATTTTAGGATACGCTTTGGTGATTTCCTTGTGAGCCTGCTCCAGCTGCCTGCTGCCGGTCCCGGTATCCTCCGGGTCAGTCTGCGGTACTGGGGGTGCTGCGCTATAAGGCGTGCTTAACAGGGATAGCCGGTTGTCCATAACGTTCCCCTTCCTGCGTTAGTGTCTATTTAAAGGATTTTGGATGTGCAGATAGTGTATTTTAACCATAAGTTTGCCCTCTCTCCTGCTGTGGAAGACATAAATTTTTTAAAAAATCCATACGCATATTTTACAAGGAAAGGTGGAACTTGGCCTTGAATATGATACAATATAACGATAAGGCCCGAAAGGAGTGATTCAGCTAGTGGCTCTTCGGGTAAGTAAAGTGTCAAGATGTCCTGCCTCAAGGCGTCTTACTCTCAGCCCAAATCACGACGAACCTGCTTCACCGGCAAGGCGGACCTCCAGAACTCTGGAATGATAGTCTAGGCGGATAATGCAAGCCACGTATGTGTTGCGGTATCTGAACTTGCATTTCGAGGTTACGGCGGACTTTTCATCATGCATTCTCTACAACGGAGCATTCATTTTCAATGTTTTGGGAGGGAACTGATCATGGCAAGTAAAGGTCATAACGAAGTCAAGGAAAGTCTACGGGAAATGACACGCATTTTCCGGCCCAAAGATCCCAAGAAATTTGTAAAGGAGTACGTCCGGAAGTATCGGATCACGGGAGGCTACGAAGAAGAGCTGACCATGGTCGTGGAGCATGAGCTGGGAAGAATCAACTCATCCGTCTCCTAATACACACAGGATAGTGTTCTGATTTTGACGGCAGTAAAGTTGTAATTACATCCATGAGGATTCTCATAAACCGTACCCGGGTGAAACGCTGCCTCTGGATGCGGTTTTTTTTGCTTACTTTTTTTTGAAAAACGGTTCAAAGGCTTTCTAATTAGTCAAATGAATTAATAGACATAATTACATATGTATGCGTTTTACTATAAAATGGGCCTGCTTGCAAAATTTTTGTAAGCGCTATTAAATGCTGTAATGACAAGCCTTCTGATCAACAAAAAAGACTTTGTGAACTTGTTGTGAACGATTGACAAAACACCCCCTTAAACTTATATTAATAGTGATTGTTATAATTGACAGGAAAATCCTCTACTCTACGAAATCGGGAAAAGCGGGGTTGATCTATGATGAAAACGTGGCAGGCTGGAAAGCGGCTTCTTCCCATGACCGCAACACTTGGACTCATTCTTGCCGGATGCGGACGGGAGGACCTGTCGGTACTCAGACCGCAGGGACCTGCAGCCGAAAGCTCGTTCGATCTGATGAAGCTGGCGATCACCATTATGATTGTCGTACTGCTGATCGTCTTTTCCATTGCGGCTTATGTGCTTATCCGTTTCCGCAGAAAACCGGAGCAGCGTGAGATTCCCGAGCAGGTAGAGGGTAATTTCAAGCTGGAAGTGCTCTGGACAGTCATCCCGCTGATCCTGGTGGTTGTACTTGCCGTTCCTACGGTCAGAGCGGTATTTGCTGCCGGGAATGATCACTCGGATGATAAAAATGCGATTAAGGTTAAAGTAACCGGCCACCAGTACTGGTGGGAGTTCGAGTATACCGATTATGGCGTGAAGACGGCGCAGGATCTGGTGATCCCCGCCGGTAAGGATATTGCTTTTGAGCTGAGTACTGCGGATGTGCTGCATTCGTTCTGGGTACCCTCCCTCGCAGGCAAAATGGATACCAACCCTGACGGCACGATTAACCGTTTCAGCTTCAGTGCGCCAAATGAAGGCGTTTACCGCGGCAAATGTGCGGAGCTGTGCGGGCCGTCCCACGGCTTCATGGAATTCAAGGTGAAATCGGTCAGCGATGCGGAGTTTGAGCAGTGGCTGGCTTCGATGAAGTCCCCGGCTGTCCTGCCGGAAGATCCGGAGATTGCCGCGAAATTCAAATCCGCCTGCCTGCAATGCCATGCCGTTGGGGATCAGGGTATTGCGATGGGTCCCGACCTGACCGGGATCGGCTCACGTGAGTCGGTAGCGGGCATTCTGCTGAATGACGATACGGGTGTAGACGGCGCTCCAATTCTGGATAATCTCAAAACCTGGCTGCATGATCCGCAGGGCGTTAAGCCCGGCAACAAAATGCCGGATCCGAAGAAGGATCTCGGATTAACCGATGAAGAGATTGACGGAATCGCAGAGTATCTGGCCGGTTACACGCTGGACTAAAGCCTGCAGCGACAAGCGGAAGCAGCATATTTGAAAAGGGGGTAGGAACCTTGGCTCAAACAGCGCAATCTTTGAATCCCGTCCGGCCGCCTGAGGCGGGTCACAGCGTCAAACGCCATACCGGGCTAATGGATTGGCTCACCACCGTCGATCATAAAAAAATCGCGATTCTGTACCTGTGGGCCGGAGGTTTGTTTTTCGGCATCGGCGGGCTTGAGGCCATTCTGATCCGCATCCAGCTGATTAAGCCGATGAATACCTTTCTGGATGCCCAGACGTTCAATGAATTAATCACGATGCACGGTACAACGATGATTTTTCTCGGGGTCATGCCCGTTATCTTCGCACTGATGAATGCGGTTATTCCGCTGCAGATCGGCGCGCGCGACGTTGCCTTCCCTTTTCTGAATGCGCTCGGCTTCTGGACCTTTCTGTTCGGCGGCATTCTGCTCAATCTCAGCTGGATCATGGGCGGTGCGCCCGATGCCGGCTGGACATCATATACCCCGCTGTCTACTACAACCTACAGTGCCACTCACGGGGTGGATTTCTATACGATAGGCCTGCAGATTGCCGGACTCGGCACACTGATCGGCGGTATTAACTTTCTGGCGACCATCATCACGATGCGTGCGCCGGGGATGTCCTATATGCGGATGCCGATGTTTGCCTGGACCACCTTTATTACTTCCGCTATTATCCTATTTGCTTTTCCTGCCATTACCGTAGGACTTGTACTGCTTACCTTTGACCGCATTCTGGGAGCGAATTTCTTCGAGGTTGGCGGGGGCGGCAACCCGGTGCTCTGGCAGCATATTTTCTGGATCTTCGGCCATCCCGAAGTGTATATTCTCATTCTGCCGGCTTTCGGCATTATTTCTGAAGTCATCCCGACCTTTGCGCGCAAAAGATTGTTCGGCTACAGCTCGATGGTCTTCGCAACGATTCTGATTGCCTTCCTGGGCTTCATGGTCTGGGCGCATCATATGTTTACCACCGGCCTCGGCCCGGTAGCGAATGCGCTGTTCTCCGTGTCTACGATGCTGATTGCCGTTCCGACCGGGATCAAAATCTTCAACTGGCTGTTTACGATGTGGGGCGGACAGGTGCGTTTCACCACCCCGAATCTGTTTGCAGTCGGCTTCATCCCTACCTTCACGATGGGCGGGGTAACAGGGGTCATGCTGGCTTCTGCTCCTGCTGATTTCCAGTTTCATGACACTTACTTCGTCGTCGCTCATTTTCACTATGTCATTGTCGGCGGTCTGGTGCTTGGCCTGTTTGCCGGGCTGCATTACTGGTGGCCGAAAATGTTCGGACGGATGCTGGGCGAGGGCCTGGGCAAATGGACCTTCTGGACCTTTATTATCGGGTTCCATATGACCTTCTTCGTGCAGCACTTCCTTGGTCTGATGGGTATGCAGCGCCGCGTATTCACGTATCTGCCAAACCAGCAATTTGATCTGTTGAATCTGATTAGTACGATTGGCGCGGGACTCATGGGTGTGGGAATGCTGTTTTTCCTGGCGAATATTTTCCTCACTTCCAGAAAGCCTGCCGATGCGGCGAATGACCCTTGGGAAGACGGACGGACGCTCGAATGGACGATTCCTTCGCCGCCGCCGGAGTATAACTTCAAGCAGACACCGCTGGTGCGCGGCATCGATGCCTTCTGGAAGGAAAAAACCGCCGGACACAAAGGCATGACGCCATCTGAGCCTGTCGGATCGATTCATATGCCGTCGGCGACGATCCTGCCGTTCCTGATGTCTGTAGGGATTTTCATTGCCGGACTTGGATTTATGTTCAGCCGCGATACGTTCAGCAGTGAGGCTTTAAGCTTTCTTTTCAACAACTATATTGTTACCGGACTTGGACTGCTCATAACCTTCGGATCAATGCTGATGCGTTCGCTGTATGACGACCACGGCTGGCATATCGAGCCCGAAGAGCTGGAAGGAAGGTGAATCAGCCAATGACAACCGCACATGCTGAAGCAGTGAATGGAACGCTGCCGCACGAACCGGAAAAAGCGACGCTGGAAGGCCGCAACAAGGTGCTTGCCTTCTGGCTGTTTCTCGGCGGGGAGGCTGTACTCTTCGGTACGCTGTTCGCCACATTCCTGGCCCTGCGCAATCAGACGAACGAAGGTCCGTCCGCGAATGAGCTGTTTCACCTGCCGCTGGTGGCGGCTGCGACGTTCCTGCTCCTGGTCAGTAGTCTGACCAGTGTGTTCGCTATCCAGGCGATGCACCGGAACCGCCCGGCGCTGCTTCGCTCCTGGCTGCTCGTTACTGTTGTGCTGGGTGCAGCCTTTCTCGGCCTGGAGATTTACGAGTTCAGTGAATATGTGAGACATGAGGAATTCGGCATGACCACAAGTGCGTTCAGCTCGGCCTTCTATACGCTGGTCGGCTTCCACGGCGCACACGTTGCCTTCGGAATACTTTGGATCTCCGTACTGATCGGCCAGCTGGTCCGCAAAGGGC encodes:
- the ctaD gene encoding cytochrome c oxidase subunit I, whose amino-acid sequence is MDWLTTVDHKKIAILYLWAGGLFFGIGGLEAILIRIQLIKPMNTFLDAQTFNELITMHGTTMIFLGVMPVIFALMNAVIPLQIGARDVAFPFLNALGFWTFLFGGILLNLSWIMGGAPDAGWTSYTPLSTTTYSATHGVDFYTIGLQIAGLGTLIGGINFLATIITMRAPGMSYMRMPMFAWTTFITSAIILFAFPAITVGLVLLTFDRILGANFFEVGGGGNPVLWQHIFWIFGHPEVYILILPAFGIISEVIPTFARKRLFGYSSMVFATILIAFLGFMVWAHHMFTTGLGPVANALFSVSTMLIAVPTGIKIFNWLFTMWGGQVRFTTPNLFAVGFIPTFTMGGVTGVMLASAPADFQFHDTYFVVAHFHYVIVGGLVLGLFAGLHYWWPKMFGRMLGEGLGKWTFWTFIIGFHMTFFVQHFLGLMGMQRRVFTYLPNQQFDLLNLISTIGAGLMGVGMLFFLANIFLTSRKPADAANDPWEDGRTLEWTIPSPPPEYNFKQTPLVRGIDAFWKEKTAGHKGMTPSEPVGSIHMPSATILPFLMSVGIFIAGLGFMFSRDTFSSEALSFLFNNYIVTGLGLLITFGSMLMRSLYDDHGWHIEPEELEGR
- a CDS encoding cytochrome (ubi)quinol oxidase subunit III, yielding MTTAHAEAVNGTLPHEPEKATLEGRNKVLAFWLFLGGEAVLFGTLFATFLALRNQTNEGPSANELFHLPLVAAATFLLLVSSLTSVFAIQAMHRNRPALLRSWLLVTVVLGAAFLGLEIYEFSEYVRHEEFGMTTSAFSSAFYTLVGFHGAHVAFGILWISVLIGQLVRKGLTVVTAPKIYVSAMYWHFIDVVWVFIFTVVYLLGKVG